One Synechococcus sp. CC9605 genomic window carries:
- a CDS encoding hemolysin family protein, with translation MRLLLLAVLLALPAFFAAAEVALLRLRPSRVEVLVEEQQAGARSIQRLQRRLRRALLVSQLGATLALVALGWAGRGLGGRLWSDGSVGVVWRDTALFLSIVLLATLVAGLLPKAWVLNRPESSALRLAPLLEAVMRCLAPLLNLLEALAGLLMRLLGLAPQWDVLVPALSAGELETLVESGRVTGLFPDEKNILEGVFALRDTQVREVMVPRSGMVTLPATVRFAEMMEAVHHTRHARFPVIGQSLDDVRGVLDLRQMAEPIARGELQADSLLEPYLQPAVPVLETCTLAELLPMIRSGQPLLLVVDEHGGTEGLVTAADLTGEIVGDEDPGETDEPDLLEDKDYPGAWLVAGDLEIFELNRQLNLDLPEADDHHTLAGFLLERLQHIPSAGEGLHFNGLQFEITAMAGPRIERVRLVLPSSEEEFD, from the coding sequence ATGCGGCTTCTTCTGCTGGCTGTTCTGCTCGCTCTGCCGGCCTTCTTCGCGGCTGCAGAGGTGGCCCTGCTGCGGCTTCGCCCAAGCCGCGTTGAAGTGCTGGTGGAGGAACAGCAGGCCGGGGCCCGTTCCATCCAGCGTCTCCAGCGACGCCTGCGGCGCGCTTTGCTGGTATCCCAATTGGGTGCAACCCTCGCTCTGGTGGCCCTTGGCTGGGCCGGCCGTGGTCTGGGGGGGCGGCTCTGGTCGGATGGGTCTGTGGGTGTCGTTTGGCGCGATACAGCCTTGTTTCTCAGCATTGTTCTGCTGGCCACGCTGGTGGCTGGTTTGCTGCCCAAGGCCTGGGTGTTGAACCGTCCGGAATCCTCGGCGCTTCGTCTGGCGCCGCTGCTGGAGGCGGTGATGCGCTGCCTGGCTCCCCTGCTCAACCTGCTTGAGGCGCTGGCGGGCCTGCTGATGCGCCTGCTCGGCCTGGCTCCCCAATGGGATGTGCTGGTGCCAGCCCTGTCAGCTGGTGAGCTGGAAACTTTGGTGGAATCCGGTCGGGTGACGGGTCTGTTCCCTGATGAGAAGAACATCCTGGAAGGGGTTTTCGCCCTGCGGGACACCCAGGTGCGGGAGGTGATGGTGCCGCGCTCGGGGATGGTCACCCTGCCGGCCACGGTCCGTTTCGCGGAAATGATGGAGGCGGTGCATCACACCCGTCATGCCCGCTTCCCGGTGATCGGCCAGTCGCTGGATGACGTGCGTGGCGTGCTGGATCTGCGCCAGATGGCCGAACCGATCGCACGGGGTGAGCTCCAGGCCGATTCGCTGCTCGAGCCCTATCTCCAGCCTGCGGTGCCCGTGCTGGAGACCTGCACGTTGGCGGAGCTGCTGCCGATGATCCGCAGTGGTCAGCCGCTGCTGCTGGTGGTGGATGAGCACGGCGGCACCGAGGGTCTGGTGACTGCAGCGGATCTCACCGGAGAAATCGTTGGTGATGAGGATCCCGGCGAGACCGATGAGCCGGATCTGCTCGAAGACAAGGACTACCCCGGTGCCTGGCTGGTGGCTGGAGATCTGGAGATCTTCGAGCTCAACCGGCAGCTCAATCTTGATCTCCCAGAGGCCGATGACCATCACACCCTGGCGGGCTTCCTGCTGGAACGGCTCCAGCACATTCCATCCGCGGGGGAAGGGCTGCATTTCAATGGCCTTCAGTTCGAGATCACAGCCATGGCAGGCCCGCGGATCGAGCGGGTCAGGCTTGTTCTCCCCAGCTCAGAAGAAGAATTCGACTGA
- a CDS encoding Gfo/Idh/MocA family protein translates to MSPDPMVPVKVGVIGIGNMGWHHARVLSLLRDADLVGVADPDAERGKLATEQFGCRWFADYYAMLSEVEAVCIAVPTVLHHPVGLACLRAGVHVLIEKPIAASQDEATALIEAASAAGCLLQVGHIERFNPAFRELTKVVANEEVVVLEARRHSPHSDRANDVSVVLDLMIHDIDLVLELAKAPVVQLAAAGGRSAEGPIDYVNATLGFKNGVVASLMASKMSHRKIRSLSAHCRSSLVETDFLNHTLHIHRRAHEWYSADHGELLYRNDGFIEEVSTTSIEPLYAELEHFLQCVRGRETPAVDGLQASRALKLADLIEQAVEHPDTGAPLCAPI, encoded by the coding sequence ATGTCTCCCGACCCCATGGTCCCAGTCAAGGTCGGGGTGATCGGCATCGGCAACATGGGTTGGCATCACGCTCGGGTGCTCAGTCTTCTGCGGGATGCCGATCTGGTTGGAGTCGCGGATCCGGATGCTGAGCGCGGCAAGCTCGCCACTGAGCAATTCGGCTGCCGCTGGTTCGCCGACTACTACGCCATGCTTTCGGAGGTGGAGGCCGTTTGCATCGCGGTTCCCACGGTGCTGCACCATCCCGTCGGTCTGGCCTGCCTGCGTGCGGGCGTACACGTTCTGATCGAAAAGCCGATTGCGGCAAGTCAGGATGAAGCCACCGCACTGATTGAGGCCGCTTCTGCGGCGGGATGTCTGCTGCAGGTGGGCCACATCGAGCGGTTCAACCCAGCCTTTCGTGAGCTCACCAAGGTGGTGGCCAACGAGGAGGTGGTGGTTCTTGAGGCCCGTCGCCACAGTCCCCACTCCGATCGGGCCAATGACGTCTCCGTGGTGCTGGATCTGATGATCCATGACATCGACCTCGTGCTGGAGCTGGCGAAGGCACCAGTGGTGCAGCTCGCCGCTGCCGGTGGTCGCAGTGCCGAAGGCCCGATCGATTACGTCAACGCCACGTTGGGTTTCAAGAACGGTGTTGTGGCCAGCCTCATGGCCAGCAAAATGAGCCACCGCAAAATCCGCAGCCTCAGTGCGCACTGCCGTTCGAGCCTGGTGGAGACGGACTTCCTCAACCACACTCTGCACATCCACCGCCGGGCCCATGAGTGGTATTCCGCCGATCATGGTGAGCTGCTCTATCGGAATGACGGCTTCATCGAGGAGGTGAGCACCACCTCGATCGAGCCGCTCTATGCCGAGCTCGAGCATTTTCTGCAGTGCGTGCGCGGCCGTGAGACCCCTGCGGTGGATGGTCTTCAGGCCTCGCGGGCTCTCAAGTTGGCAGACCTGATCGAGCAGGCCGTTGAACACCCGGATACGGGAGCGCCCCTGTGCGCACCGATCTGA
- a CDS encoding glycoside hydrolase family 15 protein translates to MVLKTTRMLKENQTKSLQRLDQSIQRVVLDRQDPISGLLPASTAHTIHGNYGDAWVRDCVYSVQCVWGLALAHSRQQGQTSRRAWELEQRVVALMRGLLRSMMRQAGKVERFKESLNPLDALHAKYDSTTGEPVVADDAWGHLQLDATSLFMLQLAQLTKGGCAVVQSRDEVDFLQNLVHYIARAYRTPDYGIWERGDKGNHGLPERNASSIGMAKAALEALDGLDLYGPHGDGSCVLLIPQGAIVRLRRALEGLLPRESASKEADSACLSVIGYPAWAVEDAALVERTGRRIRRELGGAYGYKRFLRDGHQTAVEDVTRLHYEPEELAVFEGIESEWPLFLAFELVTTCCEENWDKARRLHSQLKTLAVEQDGERLYPELYQVPASAIEQERMNPGSQKRVANTNLPLIWTQSLVWLGEMLLDDLICPEDIDPCGRREPEPLGAKKILVAMAPESDAVRQELLAAEVPIDPTSVISVQSSDELKQRLKAAGTNPRLELTGRPGHRVETEDAARVYRQGGVIRVFTPSVLEDVSSYLADDPEELLETVIDELHLLQRHWCGVGCPLLVIPIRDAALQQHRDVILKMARQLSSGVIESIPVHLGCLSKLVDQAQEVQLPALEEKPVPTTEPPQPLLRDATDLRDLTAAEEQELDDTPIEQLSQRLWSSELLHEQAEVLELLQRRLGRQEIQHSPESHPVALRNLLEEVYQRGLRCEDWNVVRRCAGAMGMVHPQLEDALTDLLVRQKQVVVGRNYTGDSRLRQPMDSAAIAERIETTSGIDGRERMLEQELLLALDSVARREPALLKGSLTLQLGQLMLLLTSELAVEKMLSQDEAFEALCSEAPHAIRKRLHGVLSDVDHARAALQRGEQLHVSGRVQWSVPDPLEETPGGGDWLQHRIRLGSFQKVPRDFYAGIWSLLQHCRGLVIGDKLERRNRLNSSLILEKTPGERNFAAQVDHLLSRIKAPEYRQLCSECLLSLMAFVEANPEVRFEDDLALDVVIGHAVRVGWQQSHPSLRPENYPQHKAQAWGQFYRSSPGDCRRWQVTALRELAEQQGLV, encoded by the coding sequence ATGGTCTTAAAGACGACGCGAATGCTCAAAGAGAACCAAACCAAAAGCCTTCAGCGTCTGGATCAATCCATTCAACGCGTGGTTCTCGATCGACAGGACCCGATCAGTGGCCTGCTCCCCGCCAGCACAGCCCACACCATCCATGGCAACTACGGAGATGCCTGGGTGCGGGACTGCGTCTATTCGGTGCAATGCGTTTGGGGACTGGCGCTGGCCCACAGCCGTCAGCAGGGGCAGACCAGCCGGCGTGCCTGGGAACTGGAGCAGCGGGTGGTGGCCCTAATGCGCGGGCTGCTGCGCTCGATGATGCGGCAAGCCGGGAAGGTGGAGCGCTTCAAAGAGAGTCTCAACCCCCTCGACGCGCTCCACGCCAAGTACGACAGCACCACCGGCGAGCCGGTGGTAGCCGATGACGCCTGGGGGCATCTTCAACTGGATGCCACCTCGCTGTTCATGCTGCAGCTGGCGCAGTTGACCAAAGGCGGCTGCGCCGTGGTGCAAAGCCGTGATGAGGTGGATTTTCTCCAAAACCTGGTGCATTACATCGCCAGGGCCTATCGCACCCCGGACTACGGAATCTGGGAACGGGGCGACAAAGGCAACCATGGTTTGCCGGAGCGCAATGCCAGCTCAATCGGCATGGCCAAAGCAGCCCTGGAAGCACTCGATGGGCTTGACCTCTACGGACCCCATGGCGACGGCAGCTGCGTCCTGCTGATTCCCCAGGGGGCCATCGTGCGCCTTCGTCGAGCCCTGGAAGGACTCTTGCCAAGGGAATCCGCCAGCAAGGAAGCCGACAGTGCATGCCTCTCGGTGATTGGTTATCCCGCCTGGGCGGTGGAAGACGCTGCCTTGGTGGAGCGTACCGGCCGTCGGATTCGACGTGAACTCGGTGGGGCCTACGGCTACAAACGCTTTCTCCGGGATGGTCACCAGACGGCGGTGGAAGACGTCACCCGCCTGCACTACGAACCTGAGGAGCTCGCCGTCTTTGAAGGGATCGAGTCGGAGTGGCCGTTGTTTCTGGCCTTCGAACTGGTCACCACATGCTGCGAGGAGAACTGGGACAAGGCCCGGCGCTTGCACAGCCAGCTCAAGACACTGGCCGTTGAACAGGATGGAGAACGTCTCTATCCCGAGCTGTACCAGGTCCCGGCCAGTGCAATCGAGCAGGAACGGATGAATCCCGGCAGCCAAAAGCGGGTGGCCAACACCAACCTGCCGCTGATCTGGACCCAGAGCCTCGTCTGGCTCGGGGAAATGCTGCTCGACGATCTGATCTGCCCCGAAGACATTGACCCCTGTGGCCGTAGGGAGCCGGAGCCCCTCGGCGCCAAAAAAATTCTTGTAGCGATGGCACCCGAATCGGATGCTGTGCGCCAGGAGCTGCTGGCTGCAGAGGTGCCGATCGATCCAACCTCAGTGATTTCGGTGCAGTCATCCGACGAGCTGAAGCAACGGTTGAAGGCTGCAGGCACCAATCCACGGCTTGAGCTCACCGGGCGCCCCGGGCACAGGGTGGAAACTGAGGACGCAGCTCGGGTTTACCGCCAGGGCGGCGTCATCAGGGTGTTCACCCCGTCCGTGCTGGAAGACGTCAGCAGCTATCTGGCCGATGACCCGGAGGAGCTGCTGGAGACCGTTATCGACGAGCTGCATCTGCTGCAACGGCACTGGTGCGGCGTGGGATGTCCCCTTCTGGTGATACCCATTCGCGACGCGGCCCTCCAGCAGCATCGCGACGTCATCCTCAAAATGGCGCGGCAACTCAGCAGCGGCGTTATTGAAAGCATCCCCGTGCACTTGGGCTGCCTCAGCAAGCTTGTGGATCAGGCGCAGGAGGTGCAGCTGCCTGCGCTAGAGGAGAAACCAGTACCAACAACCGAGCCACCCCAGCCCCTTCTGCGCGATGCCACCGATCTACGGGATCTGACCGCTGCAGAGGAGCAGGAGCTGGATGACACTCCGATCGAACAGTTGAGTCAACGCCTCTGGAGCAGTGAGCTGTTGCATGAACAGGCCGAAGTGCTCGAGTTGCTGCAACGGCGTCTTGGCCGCCAGGAGATTCAACACAGCCCCGAGAGTCATCCGGTGGCCCTGCGCAACCTGCTCGAGGAGGTGTATCAACGGGGCTTGCGTTGTGAAGACTGGAATGTGGTGCGGCGCTGTGCTGGCGCCATGGGGATGGTGCATCCCCAACTCGAGGATGCCCTCACCGATCTTCTCGTGCGCCAGAAACAGGTGGTGGTGGGGCGCAACTACACCGGCGACTCCCGACTTCGTCAACCGATGGACAGTGCCGCCATCGCCGAACGGATTGAAACCACCAGCGGCATCGACGGCCGTGAGCGCATGCTCGAACAGGAACTACTGCTCGCCCTCGATAGCGTGGCGCGGCGGGAGCCAGCTCTGCTGAAGGGGAGCCTCACCCTGCAGCTGGGGCAGCTGATGCTGCTGCTCACATCAGAGCTGGCCGTGGAGAAAATGCTCAGTCAGGACGAAGCCTTTGAAGCCCTCTGCAGCGAAGCACCCCACGCGATTCGCAAGCGCTTGCACGGCGTGCTCTCCGATGTGGACCATGCCAGAGCAGCCCTGCAACGCGGCGAACAGCTGCACGTGAGCGGCCGGGTGCAGTGGTCAGTGCCTGACCCCTTGGAGGAAACACCTGGGGGTGGGGACTGGCTTCAACACCGTATCCGCCTGGGATCCTTCCAAAAAGTTCCCCGCGATTTCTATGCCGGGATCTGGTCGCTGCTGCAGCACTGCCGCGGCCTGGTGATTGGCGACAAGCTGGAACGGCGCAATCGCCTCAACAGCAGCCTCATTCTCGAGAAAACGCCAGGGGAGCGCAATTTCGCCGCCCAGGTCGACCATTTGCTGAGTCGGATCAAGGCACCTGAATACCGCCAACTCTGCAGCGAATGCCTGCTTTCACTGATGGCCTTCGTCGAAGCCAATCCAGAGGTGCGGTTCGAGGATGACCTGGCCCTCGATGTGGTGATCGGTCATGCCGTTCGGGTCGGCTGGCAGCAGAGCCATCCCTCTCTACGTCCAGAGAACTACCCACAACACAAGGCCCAGGCCTGGGGGCAGTTTTATCGCTCCTCACCCGGTGATTGCCGCCGCTGGCAAGTCACGGCATTGCGGGAACTGGCCGAACAGCAGGGGCTGGTGTGA
- a CDS encoding WecB/TagA/CpsF family glycosyltransferase codes for MDFVSTAPDDRRRCQVLGVPVDACRDVCAAALGLHARGGGRIVTLNAEMTMSARADTALGQAIRTADLVIPDGAGVVWALGRQQIRVVKTAGIELAWTLLEYAAAHQWRVALVGATPEVMETMRAELPQRIRGLYLALAVDGYQAPEAWPGLEDQLKALKPDLVLVALGVPRQETWAERVAAGQPGLWMGVGGSFDVWAGTKKRAPAWMCRMQLEWLYRLIQEPSRWLRMLSLPAFALKVIRLG; via the coding sequence ATGGACTTTGTCAGCACCGCTCCCGATGACCGTCGCCGCTGCCAGGTGCTCGGCGTGCCGGTTGATGCCTGTCGTGATGTCTGTGCTGCAGCCTTAGGTCTGCATGCCCGCGGCGGCGGACGCATCGTCACCCTCAACGCTGAGATGACGATGTCGGCCCGGGCCGATACCGCTTTGGGGCAGGCGATTCGAACAGCTGATTTGGTGATCCCCGATGGTGCGGGAGTGGTTTGGGCCTTGGGCCGTCAGCAGATCCGGGTCGTCAAAACGGCGGGCATCGAACTGGCCTGGACCTTGCTGGAGTACGCCGCAGCCCATCAATGGCGCGTGGCGCTGGTGGGGGCGACACCTGAGGTGATGGAAACTATGCGTGCGGAGTTGCCGCAACGGATCCGTGGCCTCTATCTGGCGCTCGCTGTCGACGGTTATCAAGCTCCTGAGGCCTGGCCGGGCCTTGAGGATCAGCTCAAGGCGTTGAAGCCGGATCTCGTTTTGGTGGCCCTGGGGGTGCCGCGCCAGGAAACCTGGGCGGAACGCGTGGCGGCCGGACAGCCAGGGTTATGGATGGGTGTCGGCGGCAGTTTTGACGTTTGGGCCGGTACTAAGAAACGTGCCCCCGCCTGGATGTGCCGGATGCAGCTTGAGTGGCTTTATCGGCTCATCCAGGAACCATCACGCTGGCTACGCATGCTGTCGCTGCCAGCGTTTGCTCTGAAGGTGATCCGGTTGGGCTGA
- a CDS encoding photosystem II reaction center protein K, with amino-acid sequence MAAFTLDLLAQLPEAYQAFSPLIDILPLIPVFFLLLAFVWQASVGFR; translated from the coding sequence ATGGCCGCCTTCACCCTCGACCTGCTGGCACAGCTGCCCGAGGCCTATCAGGCCTTCTCTCCGCTGATCGACATTCTTCCGTTGATCCCGGTCTTCTTCCTGCTGCTGGCCTTCGTTTGGCAGGCTTCTGTGGGCTTCCGCTGA
- the tgt gene encoding tRNA guanosine(34) transglycosylase Tgt translates to MFGFEINAHCANTSARCGTFETPHGPVNTPRFMPVGTLATVKGISTEQLGRTGAQMVLSNTYHLHLQPGEEIVAAAGGLHRFMGWNGPMLTDSGGFQVFSLGDLNKIDDRGVVFRNPRDGRTIDMTPEHATQIQMALGADVAMAFDQCPPYPATENDVIDACRRTHAWLERCVTAHTREDQALFGIVQGGCFPHLRRESAMAVASFDLPGTAVGGVSVGEPAEEMHRIVRDVTPLLPSHKPRYLMGIGTLREMAIAVANGIDLFDCVLPTRLGRHGTVLVGGERWNLRNARFRHDHTPLDPSCSCVACTGHTRAYLHHLIRSEELLGLTLLSIHNITQLVRFTSAMAQAIRDGCFSEDFAPWEPDSPAHHTW, encoded by the coding sequence GTGTTCGGCTTCGAGATCAACGCGCATTGCGCCAACACATCAGCACGGTGCGGCACCTTCGAGACGCCGCACGGGCCGGTGAACACACCACGCTTCATGCCGGTGGGAACCCTGGCGACCGTCAAGGGCATCAGCACGGAGCAACTGGGGCGCACGGGAGCCCAGATGGTGCTCTCAAACACATACCACCTGCACTTGCAACCGGGCGAGGAGATCGTGGCGGCGGCCGGTGGCCTGCACCGGTTCATGGGCTGGAACGGCCCGATGCTTACCGACTCCGGCGGCTTTCAGGTGTTCAGCCTGGGGGACCTGAACAAGATCGATGACCGTGGGGTGGTGTTCCGAAACCCCCGCGATGGACGCACCATCGACATGACTCCGGAACATGCCACCCAAATCCAGATGGCCCTTGGGGCGGATGTGGCCATGGCCTTCGACCAGTGCCCGCCCTATCCGGCGACGGAGAACGACGTCATCGATGCCTGTCGCCGCACCCATGCCTGGCTCGAGCGCTGCGTCACAGCCCACACCCGCGAGGATCAAGCGCTGTTCGGCATCGTTCAAGGCGGCTGTTTCCCCCATCTGCGACGGGAAAGTGCCATGGCCGTTGCCTCCTTTGATCTGCCGGGTACTGCCGTCGGCGGCGTCAGCGTTGGCGAGCCCGCAGAGGAGATGCATCGCATCGTGCGGGATGTCACGCCCCTGCTTCCCTCACACAAACCGCGCTACTTGATGGGCATCGGCACCCTGCGTGAGATGGCCATTGCCGTGGCCAACGGGATCGACCTGTTCGACTGCGTCTTGCCCACCCGACTCGGCCGTCACGGCACCGTTCTGGTGGGCGGCGAACGCTGGAACCTGCGCAACGCCCGCTTCCGCCACGACCACACCCCCCTGGATCCGAGCTGCTCCTGCGTGGCCTGCACCGGTCACACCCGGGCCTACCTGCATCACCTGATCCGCAGCGAGGAACTGCTGGGCCTCACCTTGTTGAGCATTCACAACATCACCCAGCTGGTGCGTTTCACCTCAGCCATGGCACAAGCCATCCGCGACGGCTGTTTTTCAGAGGATTTCGCTCCCTGGGAGCCAGACTCGCCAGCCCATCACACGTGGTAG
- the cobS gene encoding adenosylcobinamide-GDP ribazoletransferase, whose translation MRADCIHRAISRIVLPWLSDLAGAWIFYTVLPPWPWPQPSFQRIARFAPWMGLLIGALQGLLWIGLSRLAWPPAACALCVVALGIQLSGGLHHDGLIDTADGLGAPAERRLEAMEDSRVGASGVLALVIVLLLQVAALIQLGGQAPLGLCLAAFWARVAPLWAMARFNYLRADGTAAFHRDNGRPLWDALPSLLVVVALAGWVRPLPLLLGGVVAILVAQSLGRRLGGHTGDSYGAVLVLTEMITLLGLALLLPAS comes from the coding sequence GTGAGGGCCGATTGCATCCATCGCGCCATTTCCAGGATCGTTCTGCCCTGGCTTTCCGATCTGGCGGGAGCCTGGATCTTCTACACGGTGCTGCCGCCATGGCCCTGGCCGCAGCCGTCGTTTCAGCGCATTGCCCGCTTCGCCCCCTGGATGGGGCTGCTGATCGGTGCACTGCAGGGGCTGCTCTGGATCGGTCTGTCCAGGCTCGCTTGGCCTCCGGCGGCCTGTGCCCTTTGCGTGGTGGCTCTCGGCATCCAACTCAGTGGTGGGTTGCACCACGACGGCCTGATCGACACGGCGGATGGCCTCGGGGCGCCAGCGGAGCGGCGGCTCGAGGCGATGGAGGACAGCCGGGTGGGCGCCAGTGGTGTGCTGGCTCTCGTGATTGTGCTGCTGCTGCAGGTTGCGGCATTGATTCAGCTGGGGGGGCAGGCGCCGCTCGGGCTGTGCCTGGCTGCGTTCTGGGCTCGCGTGGCACCGCTCTGGGCCATGGCACGTTTCAACTACCTCCGCGCTGATGGAACCGCGGCGTTTCATCGCGATAACGGCAGGCCGCTCTGGGATGCCCTGCCCTCACTTCTTGTGGTTGTTGCGTTGGCCGGTTGGGTGCGGCCCCTGCCCCTTCTTCTGGGAGGCGTGGTGGCGATCCTGGTCGCCCAGAGCCTTGGGCGACGCCTGGGGGGGCACACCGGTGACAGCTATGGAGCGGTTCTTGTGCTCACCGAGATGATCACGTTGTTGGGTCTGGCTTTGCTTCTGCCGGCCAGCTGA